The DNA region GTGACGTTGGCGTCGGCGCCGCGGACGAGCAGGGCCTTGAGGAGGGTGATGTGGCCGTCGTAAGCGGAGATGCGGAGGGGGTTGAGCGTGCTGCGGTTGTTGACGATGCGGTCCTGGACGCTGGCGCCCCGGTCAAGGAGGACGAGGGCGGTGTCGATCGAGGCATCCTTGGCGGCCATGAAGAGCGGGGTGCGTTGTTGTTCGTCGGTGGCGTCCACTTCTGCGCCGTGGTCGCAGAGGATGGCGGCGGCCTCAGCGTATCCATAAAATGCGGCCATGAAGAGCGGGGTGCGGAGGCGGGCGTCGCGGGCGTTTAGCTCGGCACCGCGTTCGAGGAGGAGGCGGACGGCGGGGGCGCGGCCTTCTTTGGCGGCTTGATGGAGGGCGGTGAGGCCTTCGTTGTCGCGAGCGGCGATGTCGGCGCCGCTCGCGAGCAGGGTGACGATGGCGTCGAGCTGGCCCTCGCGGGCGGCGAGCATGAGGGGGGTCTGGCCGTCGGTGTTGCGGGAATCGATGGTTGCGCCCGCGTTTCGAAGCGCGGTGATCGAGCCGGGCTGGCCGGCGAGGGCGGCGCGGGCGAGGGGCGTGGCCCCGTTGGCGTTGGTGATGTCGGTGCGGGCGCCGCGCTCTTTGAGAAAGGCCATCATGGCGGTCTGGCCGTTGATCGCGGCGAGAACGAAAGGCGTGGCACCGGTGTTGGTGGTGGACTGTTCGAGGGTGGCGCCTCGATCGAGGAGGAGACGGGCGAGTTCGAGGTGGCCGGAGTGAGCGGCGATGCAGAGCGGGGTGGAGCCGTCGGTGTTTGTAGCGGTGTTAACGGCGGCGCCGTGGTCGAGGAGGAGGCGGGCGATTTCGAGGTGTCCGGAGTGGGCGGCGACGAAGAGCGGGGTGACGCCGTGGGGATCGGGGGTGTTGACCGTGGAGGGCGCGGCGCTGAGGAGGGCGCGAAGGGTGGCGAGGTCGTTTTGCTGGGCGGCGCGGTGGAGCGGGAAGCGTGGAGGGGGGGCGGGAGACGCAGCAGGTGGGGAAACCGGTAGGGCGGGTGGTTCGGACGCGGTGAGCGGAGCGATGACGCAGAGAAGGATGAACGAGACGGCGAGGAGACGCATGGTCACGGCGGCGTAGTGGAATCGAAATTACGACTTGGATTTGCCGGCGCCGGTCGGAAGTGACTTGAGATCTTCGAGCAGGGTTTCCCGGGTGGCGGGGTGCTCGACGGCTTCGGCGTAGCGACGGGCGGCAATGGGGTCGCGCTGAGCCCAGTCTAAGAAAACGCGGCTCTTGGTCAGGATGCGTTTGGTGGTGTCGGAGATGTTGTCGGTGAGTTCCATGGCGACCTCGGGCCGGGCGGCGATGAGGGTTTCGGAAACGGCGAGGGCGGCGATGCCGGGGTCGAAGTCGGGATCGGGATCGCCGCGGTTAATCCATTGGAGCGCGGCGACCGGGTCTTTTCCGGCCCAGCGTTGAAGGGAAATGGAGAGTGCCTGCGTGCGGTCGGCACCGGCGGGAAGTTTTTGAGCGAAGTCTGCGAAGTGGCGGGGGTCGAAGTCGGAGCGGCCTTCAATGAGACCTTTGAGGGCGGATGTGCGAATGGTAGGGTCGGTGAGGGAGGCGAGCTGGGCGTAGGCGCGGTCGGGGTCATGCTGGGCCCATTGATAAAAGGCAGAGTCGAGGAGGAAGGACTGGCGGTCGATCATGTTGGCGGAGGTGGCGAAGCGTGTGGCGGCGTCGAAGTTGCCGGTGCGTTCGACGAGGGCGTTGATGAGCATGTGGCCGTAGAAGCCGGCGGGCTCGGGATCGGCGGTGCACAGGCGGAGACCGACGCGCAGAGCGGCATCGGGCTGGGCGGTGGCGCCGGCGAGCACGGCGGCGACACATTTCATGCGTTCACCGAGGACGGTCTGTTGCATGGCCCAATCGGCGGCGGCATCGGGCTCGACGGCAGCCCAGCCGCGGAGGGAGGCGTCGCGGAGCTGGTCACGAGTGAGCCAGTTGCCCTCGGCGTCCGCGAGGGAGAGGGCGCGTTGCGGATCGGTGCGGGCGAGCGTTTCGAGGAGGGCTTCGCGTTCGCGGGTGAGGGCGGTGGTGTTGGGTTGGGTGGAGAGGGCGTTCCAGCGTTCATCCCACGTGGAGGCACTGGGAGGAGTTGAGCGAATGGCTGGTTTGGCGGAGGTGGGCGGAAGGGCGGCGGCCTGCCGGGCTGCGAGGGAACGGGCGAGTATGAAGCCGATCAGGGCGGCGGAGAGGGCGAAGGTGGTGGCGGCGATTTTCGACCAGCCGGAGCGACGAGAGGAGGAGGCGGGCATGGCGTGGTCGAAGGGCGGACGTTTGTGCGGATCGGCGACTGTGTCAGAGCGCACCGTCTGGATAGGTGTCGGCGAGGATGGCGGAGAGTGTGACGCGGTCGGCGGTGTTGGCGGAGCGGTCGATGTAGGCGCGGGCGGCGAGGGGATCGCGAGCGGCCCATTGTTGGAAGACGGAGCGCATGGTCTCGGTGCGTCTGGTGGGGTCGGAGATATCGGCGGCGAGGGCGAGCGCGGAGGCCGGGCTGGATTTGAGGAAGGATTGCTGGTTGGCGAGGGCGGCGAGGCCGGCGTCGAATTCGGGGCCGGTATCGTTTTTTTGAATCCAGGCGGCGGCTTCTTCGGGGTAGCGTTCGAGCCAGAGGGGCAGGGACTCGGCGAGGGCCTGAGTGCGCTCGGGGCCGGGTGGGAGCGTGAGTGCGTGATTGGCGAGGCCTGAGGCATCGGCCCAGGACCAGCCGGTGATGGCTTGGGCGCGGGCTTGGGCGGAGAGTTGTGGGTCGGCGATTTTTCCGGCGGCGGCGATTGCTTCGGCGGGACGTTGGCGGGCCCACTCGAAGTAAGCGGACTTGAAGAGAAAGGCGTATTTTTCGGAGCCCATCGCCGAGCTGAAATCGGCGGCTTGGGCGAAAGCGCCGACATTGACCAGTGCGGCGATGGCGGCGTGGCCGTAATCGCCAGCGGGTTCGGGATCGGCGGAGCAGAGGCGAAGAGCGAGGTGAACGGTGGCGTCGGGATCGGTGACAGCGCCTTGGAAAACGGCACCGACGACGGCGCGGCGATCTTCGATGCGGACGTTGAGCGCCCAGTCGGCGGCGGCGGCGGGGGCGGTGGAGGCCCAGCCGCGCACGGAGGCGTCGCGCAGGAGATCGCGGAGGCGCCAGTCGGGTTGGTTTTGAGCGAGGGCGAGTGCGCGTTGCGGATCGGTGCGGGCAAGTTCTTCGAGGAGGGAAGCGAGGGCCCGGGTGCGCGCAGGGGTGCTGGCGTAAGCAGTCGTTTCTTGCCAGCGATCGGCCCAAGGGGATGCGGGGGCGGCAGGAGTTTTGTTGGAAATAGAGGCGAAGTCGTCGGACAGCGAGCGGGGCGAGGCGACTGCGACAGATGAGGAAGAGACAGTGGACCGGGAAAGGGGCCACGAACGGGGGCTCAGCCATCCGAGGGCGGCGCCGATAAGCGCGGTACCTAGACAGAGTGCTGTCACGGTGGACGATGAGCAGCGGTGTGGCTCGAGGCAGGGAGACGGCATCGAAGCGAGCGAGGGGGTAAAAGAGGGACGATGCGTCGGGGTATTACGCACCGTCCCTTGGATACGCGCCTGACAATCAGGTGCTCAGGCACCCGTTGTCAGACGAGAGTACTGGGCTCAGTAGGTGAACGCCTGCGAGCTGCGGCCATACCACCAACCGTTGGAGCCGGTGAAGTTCGTGACGGTCATCGCGCGGTAGCCGAAGCGAGTGGAGGAAGCGTCGGTGCGGCCGATGGCTTCCTTGGTCGTGGCGGCGCGATTGTTGTCGTAGTAGAAGTTGCAGGTGAAGGTGGAGCCGCCGAGCTGGCGGATGTTCTTCAGGCCGTTGGTCTGCGTGTGGTAGTACAGCGTGACCGAGGTGGCGGCGTTGGCCTGGCCGAACTTGTCGGAGGCATTGACCGCGGAGGCACCGGAGACCCAGCAGTTGCCGCCGGATTTCACGGTGAATTGATCCTCGCCGACATCCTGCCAGGTAACTTCGTTCATGGTGCCGTTTCCATAGAAGTGGCAGCCGTCCACGCCGGGGGCGGAGAGCTTCACGTTACGCAGAGTGGAATTTGCGTTGAGGCGGAAGAAAGGTTTTTGGCCTTCGCCCTGGCCGCCGTCGCCCATGCCCGAGGCTTTGATGGTGTTGCCGTTGCCATTATAGGTGGAGCCGGCCGGGATGACGTAGGTGCTGGTGAACGTGACCGTGGCGGCGGAGGCAGATGCAGCGAGGAACAGGCCGGCAAGGGCCGCGAGAGCGCGCAGAGCGCGTGTTGGGGTATCTTTCATTTGGGGTTTTGTTTTTGGTTTTGTTTTTCTCCCGCGCGAAAAAGCGCGGTGGAAAGAACATCGCCAGCCGGTCCGGATCGAATCGTCTCGCAGAAGCAGCGGAGCTGAACGTGGCGCACCGGCGGTGTCGGCCAGAGCGATACGTGTCTTCGTGCGGGGTAAGAAAAGAACAGAATCGGCTAACGAGGGGTAAATGCAGGAGCTCGATGAATCATCGGTGCTCAAGGGGGGTAAGCGAACCGACGAAAACGAGAACGGGTCTAAAGCGGGACAGCTGTCCGGTGGTCAAATGATTATTTCCCCGACCGTGGTTGATCGTAACGTGTCGGGAACTGATTTCTTTTTTTATCTGCTTGGCCGCCAAAGGCGGAGTGGCGCGGGCTACGGCAAATTTTCGATCAAAAGAAAAAATACTGAGGGCCGGTTTTTTAGCGTTGTGAAAGCGCGTTCAAGGACTGTCCGTGAAAGAAAAAGCCGTGCGACTCCGGAGAGTGGCACGGCTTGGTTTAAGCGAACGTTGGCAGGTGGATCAGCGAGAGAACTTGGGCTGGATCAGGGCACGGAGTGCGTTTTGGAGCTCTTCGTTTTCGAGTTTGCCGAGGACTTCTTCGAAGAAGCCGAAGACGAGGAGTTCGTCGGCGGCGGTTTTGGAGATGCCGCGGGACTGGAGGTAGAATTCTTGTTCGGCGGGGATGCGCGCGGAGGTGGAGCCGTGGGTGCAGCGGACGTCGTTGGCCTGGATTTCCAAGCCGGGGAGGCTGTTCGATTCGGCGTCATCGCTGAGCAGGAGGTTGCGGTTGCTCTGGTAGGCGTCGGTTTTTTGCGCGTCTGGTTCGACGACGATCAGGCCGGAGAAAATGGTGCGGGCGGTGTCGAGCAGGGCGTTTTTATAGAGGAGGTTCGAGCTCGTGTTGGGAGCTTGATGTGTCTGGAGCGTGCGCTGGTCGAACTCCTGGGAGTTTTTCGCGATGGTGAGCGCGAGCATCTCGGAGTGAGCGCCGGGGCCTTGGAGGCGGCTGTGCGATTCGTGACGCGACTGGCGTCCGCCGAGGTGAAGGTTGAGCGAGAGGACGCGGGCGTCGCGTTGGGCGACGATGCTGTTGCTCTGGGTGGCGAGGGATTCGGAAGACCAGTTTTGCGCGCCGATGTACGTGAGCTGCGCTCCGGGAGCGGCGTGGAGGTCGTTGACGCCGGAGGCGAAGTTGCGGGCGGTGGCGTCGGTGCTGGTGAAGAACTCGACGACGGTGGCTTTGGCCTGGTCTTCGAGGATGACGATGGTGTGCGGGAAGATGGCTTTGCCTGCGCCGCTGACGGCGTGTTGGACGACGAAGGGCGCGGCGATCTCGACGCCTTTGGGGACGAAGAGGAACGCGCCGCTGGAGGAGAGCGCGGTGTTGAGCGCGGCGAACTTTTCGCCACCGAGGGCGGCGGGCTGTTTTTGGAAATAGGCGCGGACGAGATCGCTGTGTTTGTGCAGCGCTTCTTCGAGCGGGCTGAAGATCACGCCTTTGGCGGCGAGGTCGGCGGGCAGCGAGGTGCGATGCGCCAGGT from Nibricoccus aquaticus includes:
- a CDS encoding pectate lyase; its protein translation is MKDTPTRALRALAALAGLFLAASASAATVTFTSTYVIPAGSTYNGNGNTIKASGMGDGGQGEGQKPFFRLNANSTLRNVKLSAPGVDGCHFYGNGTMNEVTWQDVGEDQFTVKSGGNCWVSGASAVNASDKFGQANAATSVTLYYHTQTNGLKNIRQLGGSTFTCNFYYDNNRAATTKEAIGRTDASSTRFGYRAMTVTNFTGSNGWWYGRSSQAFTY
- the sufD gene encoding Fe-S cluster assembly protein SufD produces the protein MSAVLSPTTATTGLNAARFGAHVAQRHNLPKWWLDAKQAAWNQFVARPFPTRKDELWRFSNIQGFANLDGLEVADSTNGAPTAPSLPSFARSAEIVFVNNNLAHRTSLPADLAAKGVIFSPLEEALHKHSDLVRAYFQKQPAALGGEKFAALNTALSSSGAFLFVPKGVEIAAPFVVQHAVSGAGKAIFPHTIVILEDQAKATVVEFFTSTDATARNFASGVNDLHAAPGAQLTYIGAQNWSSESLATQSNSIVAQRDARVLSLNLHLGGRQSRHESHSRLQGPGAHSEMLALTIAKNSQEFDQRTLQTHQAPNTSSNLLYKNALLDTARTIFSGLIVVEPDAQKTDAYQSNRNLLLSDDAESNSLPGLEIQANDVRCTHGSTSARIPAEQEFYLQSRGISKTAADELLVFGFFEEVLGKLENEELQNALRALIQPKFSR